AGCTGCCGTCGCTTGGTGAACCCGATCTGTTTAAGGCACTCCAGTGGACGCCGGGAATCAGGAAATCCGGTGCCGTCTCAGGCGGGCTGAGTGTCCGTGGTGCGGATCCGGATCAGAATCTCTATCTGTTGGACGGCGCCCCGGTCTACCATCCATGGCACGCATTCAGTCTGATCTCGACGTTTCAGACCGGCACTCTGAAGAGCACGAACCTGTACCGCGGGGCATTTCCCGCGGAGCACGGTGGACGGCTTGCGTCGATTCTGGATGCGCAGATGAAGGACGGCAATCGGACCGAGCCTGAAGCCGTGGTTTCCCTCAGCGCTTTGAGCGCCCGTTACCGAATCGAGAGCCCCGTCACTCGGTCGACGTCCTTCATGCTCTCGGGACGTCGATCATACGTCGACAAGCTTCTCGGTCGAGAACATCCGGTACGTGATACCGACACAGGCCGGCTCGACACACTCCGCACGGGGTACTATTTCTACGATTTGAGCGCAAAAATAACGACTCGCTTCAACGAGCGACATCGACTGTCCGTTAGTCACTACCGTGGCCGAGACAATCTGGATCTTCGACTGCCGTTCGATCTGTCTTTGAACTTTTCGCAGTGGCTCCGGCCGGCGGATCTGTTTTTTGAGGTCGCGCAAAACTGGGAGAACCAGATGACAAGCGCGCGGCACCAGTGGCTGGTGTTCGACGATGCCTTCCTCACGACGACGCTGTTTTCATCACGATACAGCGCTCGGGAGGCCTCCTTCGTACAGCCTACGACGACAGCTTCTCTCGAGTCTGACTACGACGTGAAGCTACGGGACCTGGGAGCGAAGGTAGATCTTGACTACTACGCCAGCGTCGCGCACCAGATACGTGCCGGAATTCAGGTTTCGAACCTGGATTTTCGCAGCACCCTTGAGAGTAATATTCGACGTTCCGCGAGAGCGGTAGACGTACAGGCGGATTCGAGCGATCAGTCGTCTTGGGAGGTGACGGGCTACCTGCAGGATATCTGGCAACCGTCGCCTCGTTGGACCCTGCAGCCTGGCGTGCGGGCGACCTACTTCTCCCGCGGCAATTACATGCACGTCCGTCCGCGCTTTAGTGCACGATACACCGTCCATCCGCGGTACCTGGTGCTCCGGGGCGGACTTGGAATGCACGTACAGTATCTACACCGCATACGGGATCGGTACTCACTCGCCTATGATCTGGTGTCAAGTCGCTGGGTGCCTGCGAGTGAGCGCGTGTCGCCCGCAACCGGAGCCCAGGTGAGCCTCAGTGGCCGAAGTCAGCCGACGCGCTGGCTGACTCTTGAGCTGAGTACGTACGGCCGCTCTGCGGAAAAGACCCTTATTCCCGCTGACGTGTTCGTGACCAAAGACGGTCTCGAAGGGCCGGGCATCGAGGTGGGCGCGCTGCTGGGTCAATACGTCGAGGCGGACGAACGAGCGTTTGGGGTGGAGCTGACCGGCCTGATTGAAGTCGGGCAGTTCGATGCCCGACTTGGTGTGGCGAGCGGGCGCACCTTCGTACGCAGTTTGAACGACGACGCGTCGGCCTGGAGGCCGGCAGATCTGGACGTTCCCTTTTCTTTGCGCGCTGCGTTGAGTTGGACCGGTACGAGATGGGAATCATCGATTGCTACCGAGATCCGGAGCGGCTACCCATTGACGACGCCCGTAACCCGCTATCGCCTCGGCGATCCGGTCGACGACAGTCCGACGTCATACCTCTACCGCCCGCAGATTAACAACGGCCGTTTGCCGACCTACCTCCGCGTTGATGCAACAGTTGGATATCGGTTCTCGCTCCTCAGTGCCCGATGGAAGGCGAAGCTCAATCTGTATAATGCGACCAACCAGGCGAACGTCATCGATCGTCAGTTTGCACCCACGGATACCGGGGTCAGGATCGACGATCGGCGCGGTCTACCGATTCTCCCCCTGCTCGAGCTAGAGATGACGCTTTGATAACCTGTTTGGCGGATGGATTGCGAAAAGTAAGCGCAGCCGTTCATGTCTATTGTAGTCCGGACGGTTATTCTTTCACAATAGCGCCGTAGACGCGGTGTGTGAGATGAACCAGGCCTCGTCTTAGGCGTGTCGCGAGGACCGACCACCGGAAGGTCCGTACGTCCAGATCGCCGAAGGCTGTCCGCCAAACAGGTTCTGCGCAGATCGCCATGCGCTTCTGTTGATCTGCCAGCCCGGCCCGGCTCTTTCCTCTCACACGCCGCAGCATACTTCTTTCCATCCTCCCGCGATCGCGTGAAGTCGTCTCATTCTGATCACATGCATGCATATCGGCCGCCATCATCTGCTCGGGTTGGCCAGTCGGTTCGTCGCGCCGCTGTATTCTTGGCCGTGGTCCTCTTCGTGGCGAGATGTGATTTTGTCGATGATCCGTCGCCGTCCAGACTTGTCGTCGAGGCCTTCCTCTTGTCTGGAGAACCACTGCCCGAAATTGTGCTTCGCCAAACCAGAGGGTTGCGGAATCCAGTGCCTCCGCAGGACTCAACCGCGGACGCTGCTACGGGCGCCGTAGTCACCGTTGCGATCGGCAGCGATACCGTGGCGTACCTGCCGGGCACGACGCCTGGGCGATATCGTCCGGCACGGCCCGTCATCGCCAAGCCGGGAGAATCCTTTTCCGTTCGCGTGCAGTGGAAGGGCGAGGTTGTAACCGCTGCGGGAACAGTACCGGAACCCATCGGGATCGGGGAGGCCTGCGTGCGTGTGCCGGACGACCCGGTGGAGGCAATTCTCGTCGACTCTCTGCGGCGCGACTCTCTCGACATTCCCGCCGAACAGGGATACATTTTCCCGATCGATGTATCCGTGGACTGGCAGGATTCCACCGATGATGATAGCTGGGTCCGAACCGGAATTCGCCCGTCATCGGACTTCTCCTCTGGTGTTGTCGAGCTCTTTCTTCAGCCTGTCGAGGTGGATCGCGAATCCGACTTTTCTTTTGCGTCGGGGTCAGCCTCACGCCGTCAGTGGGTCGGCGTATATGCCGTTTCCGCCGAGGATTCCACGGCGCCCGTTCCGGCGCACGAGATTACCGTGAGTCTGACGCGCGGAGATTCTGCTTTCGCCTCATTTGCGTCGAGTCGAACCGATCCTGAACGTCGAGAGCCGGTGTCGAACGTGGATGGGGGCATCGGTGTCGCCACTGCTGTCGCGCTCGATACGCTACGCCTCGCTGTGTCCGAAGCCACGTCTGGTGAGCAGTGTGAGTTGCCCTGATCCGGGACGCGATCGATGAACTCTCATTTTCGAGAGACGTAGCCTAACCCTCCTCCTGGCTGCCTTTTATTTTCCGTGCTGCACCATGCCTGACTCTGCTGACGAGCGTTCATCGCGAGACATTTTCCAAGAAGCGGCGGCCGAAACAGCGGCTCGAGAGGCGGAGACAGGTACGAGCGAATCCCCCGAGTCGGCGTCCACAGGGGAGGAGGCGCTTCCGTTCGAAGAATCGGTACCTGAGGGGCCGGACACGCGGCGTATCACAGATATCCAGACGCAGAAGAAGGACGACGCGCGCGTTTCCGTGTTCGTCGACGGCGAGTTTGCGTTCGGTTGCCATCAGGATGTCGCGGCCAAGCACGGGCTGCATCAAGGACAGACGTTGACGCCAGAGATGCAGCAAGAGGTTGAGGTCGATGAGGAGATCGTCCGAGCCAAGCAACGGGCATTCAAGTATCTTGCCCACAAGCCAAGGACGGAAACCGAGGTGCGACGGAAGCTCCGTGGACTCGACCTGGGACGTCGCGTCATCGATCGGGTGATCGAACGGCTGTACGAACTGGATTATCTGGACGACGAGCAGTACGCTCGCGATTATACACACAACCGGTTTTCAAATAAGGGATACGGGCCGATTCGCATCGAGCGTGAATTGACCGAGCGCGGCATCGACCGTCACCTTGCCGAGCGGACGGTTGCACGATTTTTCGAGGAGGCGAGTGAGCTCGACGCCGCGCGTGAGCAGGCGCGAAAGCGATGGCCGCGCGTCGCCGGCGAGCAGGATGTCCGAAAGCAGAAGAGAAAGCTATTAGGGTACCTGCAGCGTCGGGGATTTACTCCGGATGTCGTTTATAGAGTTGTCGACGAGTTCGTAGATCCATAGAGTAGTGGTCTGCCCTGTACGCAATTGTCGTACAGAGACGTATTGGCGTTACCGCTTCCCTCTCGGGACCTTCGAGAGAACGTTCGAAGTCATAGGGCATACTTAAATTTGTGTGTCCTTCCTTCCCCCGCTTGTTTCGGCTCTTCGTCTATGGCTGACGAGACAAACGTACCGGCATCGCCCCCCGATCGGTCGCAGCCTCGCTCCGATGATGAAGGAGCAGAGGCCTCTGCTCCCGGTAATGGAGCCGTGCAGTCGCAGCATGCGTCGGCACCCACTCCGTCTAATCCCGCGTCTCCCTCGTCCCCCTCGTCGGCGGCGTCGCGAGATCGTGCATCGAGTGGTGGAATGAGAACAGGAGGCTCCGGCGCTTCGGCTTCGTCATCGGAGTCGCCGCAATTTCCGTCAGCTCCACGTCAGGATCCAGAGCCATCCGGTGGTGCCGGCCCGAAGCGTCGCCGATCGATAGCTCATTCGCCGCTAGGATCCGACCCGAAGGTTGTTGCCTCCACACCGGCACCATCGGGAGGCAGGGATGACCGGTCGATTTTCACCGCCGACCGTATCATCCGGTTTATCCTCGGAGCAGCGGCCCTGGGTGCCGCCGGGTGGGTGCTGTGGTACTTCATGGGACTGGTCGTGTATCTCGTCGTGGGCGGCATTTTCGCGTACCTGCTGCGCCCCGTAGTCGATCGGCTCCAGGGGCTCGGTCTTGGACGCGTGCCAGCGATCCTGATCACGTTCGTCCTGCTTTTTCTTGTCGCCTCCGTTCTGGTGACGTCAATCGTTCCGTTCGTTGCTACACAGCTGCGAGATATCTCCCAGCTCGTGTCGGTAGAGGCAGCAACGGACGTAGCCGACTATATCGAGACGCGCGTACGAGAGGTCGTACCCATCGAGGAGGGCGTTCTCGTGAAGAACATTCGGCAGATCGCGAATGCCCTCGTCAGTGCCGACCTTGTGGAAGGGGATCGCGTGGCCGAGACGGTGACCTCGGTGGTCTCGGTGTTCACCAATATCCTCTACGCGGTGATCATCATTCCATTCATCACCTTTTTCCTGCTGAAGGACGGCGTCCAGATTCGTCGAAGTATGCTTCAGCTGGTACCCAATCGGTACTTTGAGGTCACGCTTGCTATTCTCGCTAAGGTAGAAGCGAATATCGGCCGATACTTTCGAGCCCTGCTTGTGCAATGCACCTCCATAGCGATTATTGCCTCATCGCTGCTCTGGCTCGTCGGTCTAGAAAGTCCGATTGCGATCGGCATCTTCACGGGCCTCGCGAACACGATTCCCTATTTCGGTCCGTTTCTGGGCTTCCTCGGTGGTAGTCTTGTCGGCATCGCTCAAACCGGTACCTTTTCGCTTGTCCCGGGTGTGGCTATTGCCATGGGATTGACGCAGCTGGCTGACAATGTCCTGTTGCAACCCATCATTTTCTCTCGAGCAGCGCAGGCTCACCCACTGATTATCCTGTTTGTGGTCCTAATTGGAGCGCAACTCGGCGGCATCGTGGGCATGCTCATTGCGATTCCCCTGGCGACGACGATCCGCGTTATGGCCGAGCAGGTAATCTGGAGCATTCGTAATTATCGGATTCTGCGCTCGACATGATCGAGTCGTGGTCGTGGACGGACGGCTCGGATCCTCTGAGTCCGCCAAGGGTACAGGCGAGGCAGCATGCATTCGTCTCTCCTCGCATCACCGCCTCGCGTCCCATACATGTCCGTTGCTCCCGATCCCGCTACGTCTGACGCTCGTCTCAATGCCGCTGTCGAAGCGGTGCGAAAGAAGGTCGATATTGAGCCGGAGATTGCTCTGATTCTAGGCTCGGGACTTGGCGACCTCGCGGACGCCGCGGAAGGATCAGTCAATGTCGAGGCCGTGGATATTCCCGGTTATCCAACGTCCACGGTCGAGGGTCACCACGGACGGCTCGTCTTCGGGCAACTCGAAGGGACCCCCGTTGTCTTCGTCCAGGGACGCGTGCATGCATACGAAGGCTACAATATGCGGCGCCTGGCTTTCCCGGTACGTCTTGTCCATGCACTCGGCGCAAACAAGCTCCTTGTGACCAACAGTGCGGGCGGGATCCATCGCGACTTCTCGCCGGGGACGCTCATGTTTATCACCGACCACATCAACTTTGCGTTCGCGAGCCCGCTTGTGGGGAGTTGCCACGCGCCGCGTCAGGCCGTGCCGGGAGAGCGTTCAGACCGTCACCTCCCGTTCTACGACAAAGAGTGGACAAAGCGCGCCAAGTCGGTCGCTCGTGATATGGGCATCGCGACGCGCGAAGGAACGTACATCTGGGTGCAGGGGCCGACGTACGAGACGAAAGCCGAGATTCGAGCATTCGAGAAGCTTGGTGCCGATGCCGTGGGGATGAGCACCGTGCCGGAAGTTATCCAGGCTCAGCATCTCGGCATGTCGGTCCTCGGTGTGTCGACCATCACGAACCCGGCGGCCGGCATGGGAGCGGAATCGCTCGACCACGAGGAAGTGCTCGAGGTAGGCCGCCAGGTACGGGAGGACCTGACCAATCTCGTGCGTGGCATCGTGCGGGAGGCTTGACCGGGCGGCACATGGCGTTCCCCTGAAAGATCAGCGACCCGTTGATAGGAGTGCAAGAAGTGAGGGGTCGACGCCGAGGCGTTGACGCGCGAGTCGTACAAAGGCAACATTCCACCCGACCATGCACACGGCTGATGCTACGGCGGCACCGACGAGGCCATACAGAAGCAGACCGGCGACGCTGAGCAAGAGGTTCGCGGCCACGCTGGTGACGATGATTCGGGCTGCCGTACGCTGATGCCCGGTCATGTACAGAAGGGTGTCGACCGGCCCGCAGCACGCGCTGAACAGGTGACCGCCTGCCAGAATCAAGAGAGGCACGTAGCTATTCTGAAATGATGGGGCGAAAAAAGAAAGCAGGAACGGGCCGCTAGCGGCAAGAATCAGAAATGCCGCCGTGGAGAGACTGGTGATCCAGGGTAGGACGCGGCGGATCGTCTTTCGGAGAGCATCGGCGTTACCCTGGACGTGGTCGGCGGCAAATCGAGGGGCGGCCACGGTATTTACGGCGGCGAGTACGAAGCTCACCCCGGCCGCCGTGTTCATCGCGATGCGGTAGTGGCCGACATCTTCAACGGGAGCGAAAAGACCGACGAGTAGAAGGTCGGTCTGGCGGAAAAGCGCAAAAAAGCCGTGAGTGAAGAAGAAGGGGAGTGCAAACCGAATCCAGCCGCGGACTTCGGCGGGAGACGACCCATCAGCATTGCTGTGCGGTAGGCTAGTCCGTGCATGAGTCCGCTGGATTATGCTGATCACGAAAATGCTCCCGGTGACCATCAGTAGAAGTGCGACGCCGTCGAGCCAGCGGACGTGGAGATAAGCAATTGCTCCGGTCCCTCCGATTATCAAGAGCTGCCGCCCAACCCGGCCGAGACCGTAGGCCGTCAAGAACTGATGCTGCGCGCGACAGACGTTGGTGTAGAGCGTGAAGAGCACAAGCGCGGGAGCCGTGATCCAGCTGCCAAGCAGCGTCGCGCCGGCGGGAGAAGATAGCGCAGGCCATGCGCCATGGTAGATGACGATCCCCGCTGTGGCCAGAAGAGCGAGCCCGAGAGTAGAGACCAGGACGACGCGCTCAGAGGCGGAGACGAGCCGTCGAAGGGTCGCAAGCTCCTCGTTGACGCGATACTCGGAAACGAGTCGGACGAGGGCGTCGGGTAGGCCGATGCCGCCAGTGATAGCGAGAACGGAGGCGCTTGCGAACGCCATACTGAATAGTCCGAATGCCTCCGCTCCTGCCCATCGAACCATGAGGATTTGGGCCAGATACGCGAGTATGACGCCGGCAATCTGCGTTGCGAAAACCAGCACCGCGCCGCGAGCGAGAGGAAGCCGATCCAGAAAGGAAAGGGGGAGAGGCACAGAGGCGGAAGAAGCTAAGCGAAGAGTCGAAGTGACGCAGTCCCGGGGTTAGCGGATGACGGCAACCTTCTCGACATCTCCGGTGAAGGTCCCGTCTGCCCCTTCTACAGCCACCCGATAAAGATATACACCGGTGGCGACCCGGTCGCCATCCTCATCCCGTCCGTCCCACGGCAACATATTCCAGCCGACGCGGAGCGACCCTGTCTGCAGATCTCGCTCGTCGAACTCACGAATGAGGCGGCCGGCGACCGTATAGATGCGGAGCCGGAAGTTGCGGAGATCCTGAGTCTGGCCCCCTTCCACCCGAAACGCGAACGTCGTGTTCGTGCTCATCGGATTCGGATATGGATAAACATCACGGATTCGCTGCTCCGTCGTTACCCGAAAGCTGACTTCGTACGGGTCGATTTCATTGTCAGAACCATCTTTCGCCTCCACTCGAAGCGTGTAGGTCGAGTCGCGCCCAGTGAAATCTGGGGTGTAGGTGACGGTCGCCTCCTGCACGCCTTCATTCGGATTCGATGGGGAAAACTCAAGGAGATTTGTGGCGAAGCCAACCTGCTCATAGGTCGAGAGAAATCCAGTGTCTGTGGACGGGAGGCCTTCGCTGATATACACCTCGACGTGCGAGGTGTCGTCAATGGCAAAGAACGGGTTCTCATCCTCGATGCGGATTTCAAGGGTGGGCTGCAGAGGAACGAACGGCAGACGGGCGTCCTTGAGGTTTAGGTCGTCCACCGTGGGGCGTGCCTGAAGCTGGCGGCCATCCGAAAAAACGCTGAGGACAGGAGGAGTGTCGTCCGTTACGACACGAAGGTTGCGGACGGCCGTGTTGTTGAACGTGAGCCGTTCAACAGTTGGGATAGATGCGGTCGCGTCGAGAAGCGTGAGGCCGTCCACGTCTTGGGTCGAAAGTTGAAGCTGGCTTTGCGACTGTTCGTTCGGAGCGAGGCCCGTGAGGGTATCGCGCCGAACAACGCGCTGAATGTTGTTAGACCCGGTGAACCGGTATGTAACGACAACATCGGAGGATGCGATATCGCCCAGGTTGATGACGGGGAGGTCAATGGGAAGGTTGTCGCCCTGCTGAACTGTATCGGCAATCGTAGCCAGTGTTGCTGGGTCGACGGCAATTTCGGGGACACCGGTGAAATCAACTTCCCAACGATCAAGCTGTGGGGCGTCTCGCTGGACCGTGTCAGAAAGCGTACCTCGAAGGCGCAGGTAGGGATAGGTGTCGGCATCCAGAGAGGAGAGCGCCTCGGTGCCATTATCTCCGGAAAACGGACCGAGGAGGCGAGTCGAGTCGGGGGCGAGGACTTCAACCTCGATGTTCGAGGAGGCGGATGTGGATCCCTTCCAGCGGAGTTCCGTCCAGTCGGAGGCAGGCCCAATAAGCGGTGTAACGGTTGTTCCTGACGCACGCCGAAACGGTAGATTTCGCTCAAGCATGATTTGTCGAGTCGCCCCTGCTGTGCCCGCGGGAAGTACCTGTTCACGGGTGAACGACGGGTCGCCTTTCCGAGCACTCAGGGTCCATGCGTCTGTGTACTCCAGCGTATCGATGTAGGTGGTGTAGGGGGTGGGAGTGGTTCCTGATCCGAGACTTTTGAAAAGATCCTTAACCTCCTGCTGAATGTCGACGCCGAAGGAAGATTCTCGCCCGAGGTGGCGGGTCTGCACGAACACGTAGTCTCCTGCGTCTACATTGGTGTCTAAGAAGGCGCGAAGCGCGTCGATTGCTTCCTGCATTTCCCCATTTTCCAGAGCATACTCAAACTGGGTCTGCAGGTCATAGGTCGTGAACTCGTCAACCGCTTTCACCTCTCCAGACGTGCCATCGATCACGAGAACCCCATACCCGAGGCCGAGAAAGATGTAGCTGTCTGATCCACCGACATTAAACCCGTAATCGCTTGGCGAGGAACTCCGTTGACCGTACGATTTCACGTTCAGGGAGAAGGTCGAGAACGACCAAGTGTTGTTCTCTCGGACGACCCGTTGGTTGCCGTTTACATCGAACAGATTGCTGAACTGTCGCCAGTCGGCCGGCTGGTTTGGAGCTACGGAAAATGCCGCGGATTTCCACACTCCGGGCGAGTTTCCTCCGATTCGTGCTCGCCAGTAATAGGGTTGGTCCTGGATCAGCGGTTCGGGGGGCGTCCAGTCGAGATAGACGTTTGAAGTAGATTGTGATGTGGATTGCAACGCCGGGGAAGAGAAGGAGGCCGTGGTGTCCACCTGAATATCGACGGAGAGATCCCCTGGCGTTTGTCGTACCAGGTTGACCCGAAAGGTTGGCGACGTCTTTGACACGGTCTCCTGGCGCACCGGCGAGACCAGTTCGAGGCCCTGCGAGAAAACAACAATTGAGTTTTCCGCACGGTTGTCGCTCTCGACCATCTCTGGAATCTGACCGAGCGGATCTGCCGTTAGTTCGAGTGTGTTCGTTCCGATCGTTGCCTCGCTGAGATCCAGGGAGAAATACTCCTCCGTCTGGAGGGCAAATCGGGGAAGACGCCGGGATGTCTCCTCGACGCTTCCGTCGGGCTTCGACCACTGAAGGTAGAGGTCGACGCTATCTGACGGTACGAGACCACGGTTTTGAAGCGAGACCTCAAGCTGGAGCGAGTTGGAGGGGGTTGGTGCGGACGGAGACGTTCGAATCTGAGATGCTTCAAGATGGAAGTCGGGCTGATCGGGAAGTGACAGCCGCGTCGCGGGGTCACCGAGCAGGCTGTATTGAAGCAGATGGCGGACATACGTCGGGCTTCCGCCATAACTGGCTGCGACGTCTGCCTTTGCTTGCTGGATCGCCACTCCTAGGACGCGCATGGTATCCCGGAAAACACGATTGATCAGGGCGTCATTTAGAATGGCCGAGGGGCGAAGGTTGCCGAGCGCAGAAGAGCCCCAGTGTGCGATGCTTCCGTTTTCTGCACCCGGTTCCACTTGACCGGACGCGTTCACGGATCCGACCACAAGTTGTTCGCCAAGGGATGGGGCAGAGCGAACCTCGTAGCGCCCTCCAGCAAACGAACCGGTTCGGCACCCGAGTGAAACAACCATTGGCAGGCGTCCGGCATTGTCGAATTCGGACGGCGGATCGGTGACGATTTCCCAGGTCTGCGCCGCCGAGTGACCGAAATAGTTGAGCCAGCCGACGCCCTGACGAAGATCTTGGGCGAGGGAGTCCTGAAAGGATACGTCGAGTGGATCGTTGATGCTTTTGTAATAGCGAATCGAGTCCATGCCCGCGGGGTAGAGCGTGTCGCCCTGCGGCGTGGAGCGGCGCGTGGCACGCTCCCCCCAGCGATTGGAGCTCGACTGCAGTTGCTGTTGTTCGAAGCTACTCGTTCCGCCAGCCAGCAGGAGCATCCGCTGCTGCCACCGGTCGCGAGGTGCGGATTCGTACGTGGTCAGCTTATCCAGATAGGTGCGTCCATGCTCGTTAGATCGGATGGGCACCCGGCCGACCGCCAGCAACTCGGACCAGTCCGTGGGGCCGTTCTGCTGCATGGCAAACCACCCGTCGGACGGCGGAAACCCGAACGAGCTGACGCTCCACGACGGTCGAACTTCGTCAATCTCGTCATCGGTATATATCGGGTATTGTGCGTCGCCCCAGATGGTTAAAAACCGTGGCGCTCCCCCGGTCCAGGATTGGCTTGCACGTACAAATCGTCGGATCGCAATGGGCGTAGGGCGCCCGTAGTCGAACTCATCGTACACATCCTGAACTTCGACAACGGCCACATCAAATCCGTTCTGAGTTCGGCGATAATTAGCGAGGTCATCCGCGGATGGACGAAGACTCTTCGTCGTTAAAATCACGTAGTCAGCCCCGTTTGCCTGCGGGTCTGACCAGTTGGAGGGGGAATCCGAGAGTACGGCTGCAGGCGCACGTTCGGCGCCCGCAGCGATGGCCTCATACCGGCTGTTGACGGAGGACGGAGCGTCGGAAAACGAGGCGCTTCCATTTGTGACCGGAATCGACCAGATTCGACGCGATTCTGGGTGGAAAATGCGGACAGGACCCGACGTGTAGCCGCCAAGCTCGAAGGTGGTGGCATTCGTCGTGGGTGCGTCGAAGCGTTGCGCGTTGCCGGACGCCGTCAACTGCCGCGTGTAATCCGCCTCTATGTAGTCGATGAGGACATAGTTTGGGTTGCGCGTCGGGTCTGGGCAGCTGGAACTGGTGAAGGAACCGTTGCTCGACTCAAGGCGGACACGAAGCCCCGACGCTGGTACCTGATCTTGAGGAATGGAGGCAGTCAGCGTCTTTTCACTGTACCCCTGCCACTCGATGACATCCAGGGAGGTAAATGTGGGCGACCCGGATTGAAGAATTTCAGCAAACAATTCGACCCGATGACACGACGCCGACGAAGAGTTGACCTTGATGCGCAGGTCAAGCGTCTCAGCAGACGAGGCGACGCGCCGGCCGACATCCAGTGTTGTCTCAAACTGTTTTGTCCCGACGTTCGAGTGCCGAATTTCTTCCCAGTAGTATCCTTCGGTAGAGAGGTAGAGCGGATGCTCCGATTCGAAGGGGCGGCCGAGGTAAAAAACCTCGTCCTGTTCTGCGTGTGATTCTTCTCGAACCGTTGCTCGTGGTGTGGGAGAGGTTGGGGCAGAGGGTGTCTCGTATCGGAGTCCGTTCGCTCCGCCCCACGTGAGCCAGTAGTACGTCGTGTCGGTGTAGAGGCTTCGCTCATTACTGCTCTGGTAGGCAGCGTTCCCATTGTAGGCCCACAGTTCGTCTGTACCTCGATTGCGGCTCCCGACAAATTCCACGCGACCGGATCCGTCAACGACGATTGGAATTTCGGTGCCGTTTTCGATCAGGCGAAAGGAGGCCGGATCTGCGCTTGCAGGAAGGCCTGCTTTTTCCAGCGAGGACCGGGGGACGCTGTACACGCCATCCTCTACGACGGCGATACGGACGTACTCTGCGGAGCCATCGTGCCAGTCGCTGACAGCAAACGGGTCAAGAGCCAGACGTGCTGCGTTCGTTGGGGAGGTTACGATCCGGGGAGAAGCGGACGACCGGGACGGCGACGACCACGCTGCATCGGAAGCCGGAGCAACGGCGTTCCGATCGGACGAATCTGCGCCGAGGACAGCAAGAACCAGAAGAGTCGCGGTCCACGCGAGAATGCCGCGAAGGATGGGGGAAGGCATACGTACTACGTTGGGGTGAGGCGAAATAAGAAAGGATCCGGTCCGGTTAGGCGGGATCGGCCGGGGTGTTCGGCATACAGCGCTCGTACAACGTCTCGGTACGTTGAGCAAACACGTCGGGTCCGAATCGGGATACAACATCGCGGCGGAGAGCGGCCGGGTCGAAGCGATGCGCGGTTTGATGGAGCGTACGCAGTCCGGCGGCGAGATCGGCTACGGAGCCGGGAGGAACGAGATAACCGTTCGCTTCAGTGATGATAGACGACGGGCCTCCACTATCGGTTGCAAGGATGGGGAGACCGCACGCGAGGGCTTCCAGCAGCACAACCCCGAACGTCTCACGTCGGCTCGGGAGGACGAACGCATGGGCAGCGTGCATGTGCTTGATCACAGAAAGTTGCGACAGCGCGCCCACGAGCCGAACCCGACGGCCAACATCTAACCGGTCAATCGTTTGTTCGATGTGCGTTCGCGCCGGTCCCTCCCCGCCGATGACGAGCTCGACGCCTCCATCGGTGGGTCTTCCGGTGTCCTGCCGGGACATTGCCGCGGGGCTGTCGCCGGCTTTTGG
The DNA window shown above is from Longibacter salinarum and carries:
- a CDS encoding purine-nucleoside phosphorylase: MSVAPDPATSDARLNAAVEAVRKKVDIEPEIALILGSGLGDLADAAEGSVNVEAVDIPGYPTSTVEGHHGRLVFGQLEGTPVVFVQGRVHAYEGYNMRRLAFPVRLVHALGANKLLVTNSAGGIHRDFSPGTLMFITDHINFAFASPLVGSCHAPRQAVPGERSDRHLPFYDKEWTKRAKSVARDMGIATREGTYIWVQGPTYETKAEIRAFEKLGADAVGMSTVPEVIQAQHLGMSVLGVSTITNPAAGMGAESLDHEEVLEVGRQVREDLTNLVRGIVREA
- a CDS encoding oligosaccharide flippase family protein, with the translated sequence MPLPLSFLDRLPLARGAVLVFATQIAGVILAYLAQILMVRWAGAEAFGLFSMAFASASVLAITGGIGLPDALVRLVSEYRVNEELATLRRLVSASERVVLVSTLGLALLATAGIVIYHGAWPALSSPAGATLLGSWITAPALVLFTLYTNVCRAQHQFLTAYGLGRVGRQLLIIGGTGAIAYLHVRWLDGVALLLMVTGSIFVISIIQRTHARTSLPHSNADGSSPAEVRGWIRFALPFFFTHGFFALFRQTDLLLVGLFAPVEDVGHYRIAMNTAAGVSFVLAAVNTVAAPRFAADHVQGNADALRKTIRRVLPWITSLSTAAFLILAASGPFLLSFFAPSFQNSYVPLLILAGGHLFSACCGPVDTLLYMTGHQRTAARIIVTSVAANLLLSVAGLLLYGLVGAAVASAVCMVGWNVAFVRLARQRLGVDPSLLALLSTGR